The genomic region TCTCCCCTGTTTGAGGGGAGATGCCGAAGGCAGAGGGGTAAATAATGAAAATTCGATTTTCAGCTTGCTGAAATAAATTTAGCGAAATACACCTTGGCTCTGCCACGGTGATAGTCAAATTTAAGAATTTTCTTTATTCTTAAATATTTATCTGGTAATTCCCCGTTTGGAATTTTTTATAAAATCAAAGAACATCTGCTGATCTTTGTTCAAATTCGGATATTCTTTCATTTTCTCTTTGGCTTGAGTAACGTTCAAACCAGAAGTATAGAAGATTTTATAAATTTCTTTGATCGAGGAAATTATCTTACTGGAAAATCCTTTACGTTGCAATCCAATAGAATTCAATCCAACTATTTTGTAGGGATGTCCGCCACCACGAGTGAAAGGAGGAACATCTTTTGAAACTCCCGATTTACCTCCGACAAAAGCATACTTCCCAATTGTTATGAATTGACTTACAGCTGTCATTCCGCCAATAATTACAAAGTCTTGAATCGTTACATGTCCAGCCAGATTTACAGCATTTGCCATTATAATATTATTTCCCAGCAAACAATTATGAGCAACGTGAGAATATGCCATCAATAGGCAATTTGATCCGATCTTGGTAGGTTCGTTTAGAGTTGCGCTTCTATTTAAAGTGCAAAATTCCCTGAAAACATTATTATCACCGATGACAAGTTCTGTTGGTTCACCTTTGTATTTCAAATCCTGACAATCTGCTCCAACAGCAGCTCCATGGAAGAATTTGTTTCCACTGCCGATTTTTGTGTTTCCGGTTATCAGAACATTAGATTGAAGTGTGTTATTGTCTCCCATTACGACATCTTCATCAATAATGCAATAGGGACCGATATTACAATTATCTCCAATTACAGCTTTAGGATCAATTACTGCAGTGGGATGAATAATTTTCATGATTTGACCTTATTTTTTCATCACTTTTGCCAGGAAGTCTGCTTCGCAAACTTTTGTAGTTCCCACATAAGCATCACCATGCATTTTGGCAAGTGAACGTTTTAGAGAGATAACCGTGAGTTCCATTCGCAATGTATCGCCAGGTAAAACCGGTTTACGGAATTTTACATTATTTATAGAAGCAAAATAAGCAACGTATTTAGCAGGATCATCCAGAGCATTCAGCAGCATTATTCCACCTGTTTGAGCCATAGCTTCTATTTGCAGAACACCTGGCATTACAGGATGACCGGGAAAATGTCCCGGGAAAAATGGTTCATTGATGGTTACATTTTTCAAGCCGACAATTTTTTCACCAACATCAAATTCAATGATCTTATCTACTAAAAGGAAAGGATAACGATGTGGTAAAATTCTTTGAATAGCATTTATGTCAAAAACCACTTCTTCATTCTTTTTCTTTTGATACATCTTCTGGAAAACTTGCTTTTTGTGGATCTTACGAAGTTTTTTTACAAGTTCCACGTTGGTTTTATGACCAGATCGAGCAGCAAGAATATGACCTTTTATCGGAACTCCCAGAAGTGCGATATCTCCTAGCAGGTCTACAACCTTATGACGTACAAATTCATTGTAATAGCGCAGTGGTGTGTGATTCAATAGTCCATCAGAACCGACTTCTATTTTGCCTTCATAACCAAAAATGTTTTTCAATCGAGAAATTTCTTCTTCTGTTGTATCTGGATCGGCTACAACCAAGGCATTCTTGAGTGAACCACCTTTGATAAGTCCGGCTTCTTTAAGTTGTATTATTTCGTGTAGAAAACAGAACGTACGAGCCGAAGCAAAATCTTTTTCGAACACTTCCAGAGTGGGCAGCCAGGTATATTGCGTTCCCAATGCTTTCTGTTTGTAATCTACCATAAATGTAACTTTTAAGCTGTCGGAAGGAACGATTACGATATCAACGTTATCTTCGGGAGAAGAGAAAGAGATCGCTTCAGTAATTTCCATGTATTCTCTTTCAGCATCCTGCTCCTTTATTCCTGCTTTCTTCAATAATTCCAGAAATACAATAGAACTTCCATCTGCTACCGGAACTTCAGGGCCGTTCACTTCGATGCGGATATTGTCTATATTCAGACCTTTGATGGCAGCAAGAACATGTTCTATTGTAGCTACAGTGGCTTCTTTTATGCCAATCGTTGTTCCCCTGGAAATATCTATCACATGATCAATATCTGCTGGAATTTCCGGACTTCCTTCCAGGTCTGTTCGAACAAATATGATGCCGTAGTCTTTGTTGGCAGGTTTGAAAGTGATTGTTGAAGTTTCACCAGAATGCAGTCCAACTCCACGATAACTTACATCGTCTTTGATCGTACGTTTTCTTTCACTCATTTTTTGTCCTTTTTCTTCAGGTTCTTCTTGTAATATTTTACCAATTCGGGCAATTTCTTTTCGGAAGCCATGATCCTTTTTCGCAAGCCTGCATCTATTGCTGGAGTTCCAAAAACTTTTGTATTGGCAGGAATTGTGTGGCTAACGCCCGATTGCGCTCCAACCATCACGCCATCTTCTATCTTAAGATGACCGGCAACTCCTACTTGACCGGCAAGGTAAACCAGATCACCAATTTCGGTGCTGCCTGCCAATCCTACTTGAGCACAAAGAATGGAATTTTTACCAATTATACAGTTATGCCCAACTTGTACCAGGTTATCGATCTTTGTTCCTTTGCCAATTATCGTAGAACCAATAGCAGCTCTATCGATTGCAGAGTTTGCACCGATTTCCACTTCATCTTCTATTATCACATTTCCCACTTGGGGAACTTTGTTCTGAATTCCTTCATGAAGAAGGTAACCAAAACCATCAGCTCCGATAACAACTCCGCTATGAAGAATGACATTACTTTTGATTATACAATTATCATAAACAGTTACGTTGGGAAAGAAATGACATCCATTTCCGATTTCAGTGTTTTCTTTTATTACGCAGTTTGGTTCGATTATTGTATCATTTCCTATTGTTACATTTTCACCAATCACGCAATTTTCCAGGATTTGAACATTCTCTCCGATCTTTGCTGTGTTAGAAACTACAGCAGAATCTGCTATTTTCTTTTCTGGCGAGGGTTTATCCAGCTCCAACCAGGTGCGAACCAGCATCATAAAGTTGATGTATGGTTTTTCCACACAAATCAAATTCGAATCTGGTTTCAGGTTTTCATCAAAATCTGCTGGAACGAAAATGAGTCCGGCATCACAGCTTTTCAGATTATCCAGGAATTTGGGATTTTCGTAGAAGCAAACCGAAGCAGCGTTTGCTTTGGATAGTTCTGCTACATTATTCAGAACGTTGTTTTGCTGGATAATTGTTTTCCCTTGAATCCTGGAAGCGATCACTTCAGGATTCAAGGGAGTTTTGAAAATTCTCATTTATTCTGATTTGTTGTTTCTGTTTCTGTACCTTCCACAGTTTCCTGCATTTCGTCGATGACAAGATCGGTGATATCCATATTTGGTTTTGCATAAAGAAGGCTGCCGGCTGCAGCATCAAAGATCATGGTATAATTGTTTTCAACTGCAACTTTTTCGATAACAGTTTGCAGTTTCATCAGAATTGGTTCCAGAAGCTCATTTTGCTTCTGAACGAATTTACCATTTTCTCCAAAGATCTCTTCAACTTTAGCCTGGCGGGCTTGAGTCAGCTGGGTTATCTTATCTTCAGCTTCCTGCTTGCCACTTTCTGTCAGGATCATTTTCTTACTTTCATAATCTGCGTAAAGCTGGTCCAGCTCAGCATCCATATCATTAA from Candidatus Cloacimonadota bacterium harbors:
- the lpxA gene encoding acyl-ACP--UDP-N-acetylglucosamine O-acyltransferase, which translates into the protein MKIIHPTAVIDPKAVIGDNCNIGPYCIIDEDVVMGDNNTLQSNVLITGNTKIGSGNKFFHGAAVGADCQDLKYKGEPTELVIGDNNVFREFCTLNRSATLNEPTKIGSNCLLMAYSHVAHNCLLGNNIIMANAVNLAGHVTIQDFVIIGGMTAVSQFITIGKYAFVGGKSGVSKDVPPFTRGGGHPYKIVGLNSIGLQRKGFSSKIISSIKEIYKIFYTSGLNVTQAKEKMKEYPNLNKDQQMFFDFIKNSKRGITR
- a CDS encoding bifunctional UDP-3-O-[3-hydroxymyristoyl] N-acetylglucosamine deacetylase/3-hydroxyacyl-ACP dehydratase → MSERKRTIKDDVSYRGVGLHSGETSTITFKPANKDYGIIFVRTDLEGSPEIPADIDHVIDISRGTTIGIKEATVATIEHVLAAIKGLNIDNIRIEVNGPEVPVADGSSIVFLELLKKAGIKEQDAEREYMEITEAISFSSPEDNVDIVIVPSDSLKVTFMVDYKQKALGTQYTWLPTLEVFEKDFASARTFCFLHEIIQLKEAGLIKGGSLKNALVVADPDTTEEEISRLKNIFGYEGKIEVGSDGLLNHTPLRYYNEFVRHKVVDLLGDIALLGVPIKGHILAARSGHKTNVELVKKLRKIHKKQVFQKMYQKKKNEEVVFDINAIQRILPHRYPFLLVDKIIEFDVGEKIVGLKNVTINEPFFPGHFPGHPVMPGVLQIEAMAQTGGIMLLNALDDPAKYVAYFASINNVKFRKPVLPGDTLRMELTVISLKRSLAKMHGDAYVGTTKVCEADFLAKVMKK
- a CDS encoding OmpH family outer membrane protein: MKKVIGIALLIMICAALFAEDKFAYIDTDRIMMTSPETQEAQTILMNERTKWEQEINDMDAELDQLYADYESKKMILTESGKQEAEDKITQLTQARQAKVEEIFGENGKFVQKQNELLEPILMKLQTVIEKVAVENNYTMIFDAAAGSLLYAKPNMDITDLVIDEMQETVEGTETETTNQNK
- the lpxD gene encoding UDP-3-O-(3-hydroxymyristoyl)glucosamine N-acyltransferase, translated to MRIFKTPLNPEVIASRIQGKTIIQQNNVLNNVAELSKANAASVCFYENPKFLDNLKSCDAGLIFVPADFDENLKPDSNLICVEKPYINFMMLVRTWLELDKPSPEKKIADSAVVSNTAKIGENVQILENCVIGENVTIGNDTIIEPNCVIKENTEIGNGCHFFPNVTVYDNCIIKSNVILHSGVVIGADGFGYLLHEGIQNKVPQVGNVIIEDEVEIGANSAIDRAAIGSTIIGKGTKIDNLVQVGHNCIIGKNSILCAQVGLAGSTEIGDLVYLAGQVGVAGHLKIEDGVMVGAQSGVSHTIPANTKVFGTPAIDAGLRKRIMASEKKLPELVKYYKKNLKKKDKK